The Cytobacillus sp. NJ13 sequence ACGGACGGATGATCCGATTGAGCTGAGAGTGGAATCTGTGGGAAGAGCACTGCCGAATGTAGAAGTGAAAATTGTGGAACCAGGCACCAATAACGAAGTACCGTTTGGAGAACAAGGGGAATTGTGTACAAGAGGCTATCATGTCATGAAGGGATATTATAAAAATCCTGATGCTACAAAAGAAGCCATTGATGAAGATGGCTGGCTCCATACAGGTGATCTCGCTGTTATGGATGAGAACGGGTACTGTAAAATTACTGGAAGACTAAAGGATATGATCATTCGCGGAGGAGAGAATATATATCCCCGCGAAATTGAAGAATTTCTTTATACGCATCCAGCAATTCTGGACGTTCAGGTGGTTGGAGTTCCAGATGCCATCTATGGTGAGGAAGTGGTCGCCTGGATAATCGTAAAAGAAGGCTCTGAATTAACACCAGACGAACTTCGCGAATACTGCAAAGGGAAAATTTCACACCATAAAATCCCTCGCTATATAGAGTTTACGAAGGATTATCCAATGACAGCTTCTGGAAAAATCCAGAAATTCAGATTGCGTGAACAAGCTAAAGAAGTCATCGAAAAAGCAAATACATTGAAATAAAGTACATTTAACCTGCTGGGACACTTCCAGCAGGTTTATTTATAAAACTCCGCCTTCCTTCATTCATAAGTCTTAATAAATCTCAATCCCACAGCCAATGTTTTACTGCGTGAAAGTATATAAAATGAGATTAAAGATAAATTGAAGGGAGAAATAGAACATGTATGAAGAAATTTATGTCATGGAAGTTTTAAATAAAGCTAAGCTTAAGGAGAAAGTAGAATTAAGTCAAATCAATCCGTTTCAAGATAATACAAAGGAAAAATTTTGCTGAAAGCTTCCTTTAGTAAAAAAGTTCACAGTATGCCAATGCAGCTAGGACGGAGAATACTCTCCGTCTTAATTTTTTTAAAGGCTGTTTCCGCAAGTTTTGTTGCTTTTTGTATATTATTTGCTGAGTTGATTGCAGCGGAAGGCGCGAGACTCCTGCGGGAGTAGCGGGACAGGTGAGACCCCGCAGACGCGGAGCGTTGAGGAGGCTCACCGCCCGCCCCGCGGAAAGCGAGCAGCCTGGAGCGGAAATCAACGGACAATATTGATAGCAGTAAAACAACAATTTATACGAAAAGAGCCTTTTGAAAAGAATCTTCAGAAAATGATAGTATAATAAACAAAAGAGAAATAAGGGGGAGCAAGTGCTAATGACAACTCAAAAGCTGTTTGTTTATGGAACCTTAAGAAAACACGAGTCAAATCACTTCGTTTTAAAAGGCAGTGCCTGCATTGCCGAGCAGGCATGGGTATATGGGGAATTATATGATACAGGACTTGGCTATCCCTCTATGAAACCATCACTTGACCAAAAAGTGTATGGAGAGCTTTATGAAGTGCATTTAGATCATTTCACTGACCTGGATGAACTTGAGGATTATATCCCAGGAAGAAAAGATAATTTGTATGACAGGGTGGAACAGACTGTTCATACTGATGCAGGAGATGTAAGTGCACTTGTATATGTTTCCTGCCGGGATGAACTCTTAGCCGAACCCATTCTTCACGGGGATTGGAAGCTTTACCGCTTAATGAAGGATAAACCGGAAAAGACCTTTTATTTTGCTTACGGTTCTTGCATGGATGATGAGAGGTTTTGCGTGGCAAAGGTAGATCACCATTTCAAAACCATCGTCGGAGGGGGAACGCTGGCCGGTTATTCGATGCAATACCTATTTTTCAGGGATGA is a genomic window containing:
- a CDS encoding gamma-glutamylcyclotransferase — protein: MTTQKLFVYGTLRKHESNHFVLKGSACIAEQAWVYGELYDTGLGYPSMKPSLDQKVYGELYEVHLDHFTDLDELEDYIPGRKDNLYDRVEQTVHTDAGDVSALVYVSCRDELLAEPILHGDWKLYRLMKDKPEKTFYFAYGSCMDDERFCVAKVDHHFKTIVGGGTLAGYSMQYLFFRDDGGRADIIENGGVTEGVLYELPYEAVDYLFHREGFYGQWYRPAFVNVKVGDNFYGDVLTFHVYNKKGELPPPDHYALEILRGARGRVSDDYYRKLEQQLEKLGVQIRLDA